One Mya arenaria isolate MELC-2E11 chromosome 5, ASM2691426v1 genomic window carries:
- the LOC128233710 gene encoding uncharacterized protein LOC128233710 — protein MYKGKNLRKYYVLAGEDSLPVMVRLTFNKSKGTYMVTCDSGQCKAGKGHKKYVGNLLTSKVCKHLSVLKSQSEHWLDLLEDGVDAGDGDSSDCDMVTITPVANFTDDGDEVERLETFEVESSTGPSDSGGGGSSRSLHYFEEETGLWNFPAKSNHLPCEQGSSKLMLNTCNRDTWSTPDRERDANGCVYGVELSPSVPEGNCDCGAGWLDENNQGKTLKERPVPLTVYTGTAPVKCMVYSRLCCSLVNPCKLTWQEGKDECLHVLSSETAAGDEIGWEYVSMVMSNTGCTFSGFCQVKDAIYKFRHPNAKFMDASVFIRWWFSWASNMKIDFRQPCEVCGFEPKRLCCDGTRVGVGFRHATFEEISIPDSSIPVQRTLHRRMDRCFLQNVRDINKADLISIRTNLDYLSRKQLGEIIGNDDDSEKVAAVLLVLPDAVKPSFERFNSNMSDLEKTAYAFVLKMLATTASVTSLLPARYCQDFDQVINNCNYSESALNIRFNSGMTEMRKYAPELHDLIGESMLSNGNLIPDDIKLFLQYLSNRSVDVSCNDSEEAIPQPGTYNPEKYGRAYYFNQSGLKVRDIRKFTIDEENVNKKNADHDDAAHDFERCNKFFTKVNVSAPGTSTLFLWFCADHGHCYGFHMTRAEGRKDPAASLYSHLVKPPSDVFYDFACNLQEYCLNRESGYFRNVRFFHDIFHGYAHKCSVAFRSSRLQGFESINSEICEQFNSFIQCIKKSARQMNQSHFCFYLQYFLHEWNKRKRQVYLKKLQVALAGLK, from the coding sequence ATGTACAAAGGTAAGAATTTGCGTAAGTATTATGTGTTAGCTGGTGAAGACAGCTTGCCAGTTATGGTAAGGttaacttttaataaaagtAAGGGAACCTACATGGTGACTTGTGACAGTGGCCAGTGCAAGGCAGGAAAGGGTCATAAGAAATATGTCGGCAACTTGCTCACATCAAAGGTTTGTAAACATCTGTCTGTTCTAAAATCACAATCAGAGCACTGGCTTGATCTTCTTGAGGATGGAGTTGATGCTGGTGATGGAGATAGTTCAGACTGTGACATGGTTACAATAACTCCAGTGGCAAATTTTactgatgatggtgatgaagtTGAAAGGTTAGAAACGTTTGAAGTTGAAAGTAGTACTGGGCCAagtgatagtggtggtggtggtagtagtaggaGTTTACACTATTTTGAAGAAGAAACCGGGCTTTGGAATTTTCCTGCAAAGAGCAATCATCTTCCCTGTGAGCAAGGAAGCAGTAAGTTGATGCTTAATACCTGCAATCGTGACACCTGGTCAACTCCTGATCGTGAGAGAGATGCAAACGGATGTGTGTATGGGGTAGAGCTATCTCCATCTGTTCCTGAAGGTAATTGTGATTGCGGTGCTGGGTGGCTAGATGAGAACAATCAGGGTAAGACTTTGAAGGAGCGTCCAGTACCTTTGACTGTTTATACAGGTACAGCTCCGGTCAAATGTATGGTTTATAGTAGGTTATGTTGTAGTTTGGTAAATCCATGTAAGTTAACATGGCAAGAGGGTAAGGATGAATGCCTTCATGTGCTTTCTTCAGAAACAGCAGCTGGTGATGAAATTGGATGGGAGTATGTTTCAATGGTTATGAGTAATACCGGATGCACATTTTCGGGATTTTGCCAGGTAAAGGATGCCATCTACAAATTTCGTCACCCAAATGCAAAGTTTATGGACGCTAGTGTTTTTATTAGGTGGTGGTTTAGTTGGGCAAGCAATATGAAGATTGACTTTCGTCAGCCTTGTGAGGTATGTGGTTTTGAGCCAAAAAGACTGTGTTGTGATGGCACTAGGGTTGGTGTTGGATTCAGACATGCCACATTTGAAGAAATTAGTATTCCAGATTCTTCAATTCCAGTTCAACGCACATTACATAGACGCATGGACAGATGTTTCCTAcaaaatgtaagagatattaaTAAAGCTGATTTGATTTCTATTCGAACCAATTTAGATTACCTTTCTAGGAAACAATTAGGAGAAATAATTGGCAATGATGATGATTCTGAAAAAGTTGCTGCAGTGTTGCTAGTCCTGCCAGACGCGGTAAAACCATCCTTTGAACGTTTCAATTCAAATATGTCTGATTTAGAAAAGACAGCTTATGCCTTTGTTCTTAAGATGTTGGCAACAACAGCTTCAGTCACAAGTCTTTTGCCAGCAAGATATTGTCAGGACTTTGATCAGGTAattaataattgtaattataGTGAATCTGCACTAAACATTAGGTTTAATTCTGGCATGACTGAAATGAGAAAGTATGCACCTGAACTCCATGATTTGATTGGTGAGTCTATGTTAAGCAATGGTAATCTTATTCCAGATGATATTAAACTTTTCCTTCAATATCTTAGCAATAGGTCAGTAGATGTTAGTTGCAATGATTCAGAAGAAGCCATTCCACAACCAGGTACATATAATCCAGAGAAATATGGCCGTGCATACTACTTCAATCAGTCTGGTTTGAAGGTAAGGGACATAAGGAAATTTACAATTGATgaagaaaatgtcaacaaaaagaATGCTGACCATGATGATGCTGCTCATGACTTTGAGCGATGCAACAAGTTTTTCACCAAGGTAAATGTCTCAGCTCCAGGAACAAGTACTTTGTTTTTATGGTTTTGTGCAGACCATGGTCACTGCTATGGCTTCCATATGACAAGGGCAGAAGGAAGAAAAGACCCAGCAGCTTCACTGTATTCACACCTGGTAAAACCTCCTTCTGATGTATTTTATGACTTTGCATGTAATCTTCAGGAGTATTGTTTAAATCGGGAGAGTGGTTACTTCAGAAATGTAAGATTTTTTCATGACATCTTTCATGGCTATGCCCACAAGTGTTCTGTTGCTTTCCGTTCATCAAGGCTTCAGGGCTTTGAAAGCATTAATTCTGAAATTTGTGAGCAATTCAATAGCTTTATTCAGTGTATAAAAAAGTCAGCCCGCCAGATGAATCAATCTCATTTTTGCTTctatttacagtattttttacATGAGTGGAATAAGAGGAAGCGACAGGTTTACCTGAAAAAGTTGCAAGTTGCCTTAGCTGGTCTTAAGTAA